In one Parageobacillus genomosp. 1 genomic region, the following are encoded:
- a CDS encoding MupG family TIM beta-alpha barrel fold protein: MKVVFNASTMTEEEGDEIAACDVNWNHIEAWHNFYPRPETALAKDTGVEKNNMLRQKGLRKIAALIAGNKEKRGPLYEGLPTLEAH, encoded by the coding sequence ATGAAGGTTGTTTTCAATGCAAGCACGATGACGGAGGAAGAAGGAGATGAGATTGCTGCCTGTGACGTCAACTGGAATCATATCGAAGCGTGGCACAATTTTTATCCGCGCCCAGAAACGGCGCTGGCGAAAGACACAGGAGTTGAAAAAAACAACATGTTGAGGCAAAAAGGATTGCGGAAGATTGCCGCGTTGATCGCTGGAAATAAAGAAAAGCGCGGTCCGCTCTATGAAGGGCTTCCGACGCTGGAGGCGCATTGA
- a CDS encoding response regulator, with protein MGLRFFLIEDDAVVRKMLEKIIHENELGEVVGQADDGLYVSADQLFSVDVVLIDLLMPGRDGIQTIKKLREEGFTGQFVMISQVENKEMVGQAYLHGVDTYIQKPINRYEVVSVLKRVAEHISVLQSLQSIRQMLEVLDKPKTSPLSRNEQTNLEKQAQQLLLLLGIAGEAGSADLLLIMRWLAEKEMRGQTIHDLPPLKELYTELIQQAHHAAEIPKEVRALEQRIRRLVLQAFTHLASLGLTDYTNPTFEHFAPRLFDFEEIRKRMKELENGEKATKCRINVRKFLTAFYMEMKKAQPS; from the coding sequence ATGGGGCTTCGTTTTTTTCTCATTGAAGATGATGCCGTCGTGCGGAAAATGCTCGAAAAAATCATTCACGAAAACGAGCTTGGCGAAGTGGTCGGACAGGCAGACGACGGGCTGTATGTTTCGGCGGACCAGCTATTTTCCGTCGACGTCGTGCTGATCGATTTATTAATGCCGGGACGCGACGGCATTCAAACGATCAAAAAATTGAGAGAAGAAGGATTTACCGGGCAATTCGTCATGATCTCGCAAGTCGAAAATAAAGAAATGGTCGGGCAGGCTTATCTCCATGGGGTGGATACATATATTCAAAAGCCGATCAACCGCTATGAGGTCGTATCGGTATTAAAACGCGTAGCAGAGCACATTTCTGTTTTGCAGTCGCTTCAGTCCATTCGGCAAATGCTCGAAGTATTGGATAAACCAAAGACATCTCCATTGTCTCGAAATGAACAGACGAATCTCGAGAAGCAGGCCCAGCAGCTTCTCCTGTTGCTCGGCATTGCCGGGGAAGCAGGAAGCGCCGATTTATTGCTGATCATGCGCTGGTTGGCGGAAAAAGAGATGCGGGGACAAACGATTCATGATCTTCCCCCTTTAAAAGAATTATATACGGAACTAATACAGCAAGCACACCATGCGGCGGAAATACCGAAAGAAGTGCGCGCGCTCGAACAGCGCATCCGCCGTCTCGTGCTGCAGGCATTTACCCATCTCGCTTCTCTTGGCCTTACCGACTATACGAATCCGACTTTTGAACATTTTGCGCCGCGTCTTTTTGATTTTGAGGAAATCCGCAAGCGCATGAAAGAGCTGGAGAATGGGGAAAAAGCAACAAAATGCCGCATTAACGTGCGCAAATTTTTAACTGCATTTTATATGGAAATGAAAAAAGCACAGCCCTCCTAG
- a CDS encoding DUF871 domain-containing protein, producing the protein MKGFRRWRRIDPLCAYMELMRDCGVDKVIVGDVAVTDDDLMRIKEFQDGILPFRYRPLILYDWLSLLETVHTNRRDPVRDVIRSAESRLSLAGKQWHNVFGSIFYRLRPRRLPLEAASLPFR; encoded by the coding sequence ATGAAGGGCTTCCGACGCTGGAGGCGCATTGATCCGCTTTGCGCGTATATGGAACTGATGAGGGACTGCGGCGTCGATAAGGTGATTGTCGGCGATGTTGCCGTGACGGATGATGACCTCATGCGGATAAAAGAGTTTCAAGATGGCATCCTTCCGTTTCGTTACCGTCCTCTCATCCTCTATGATTGGCTTTCGCTCTTGGAAACGGTACATACGAATCGGCGTGACCCAGTTAGAGACGTGATTCGTTCCGCCGAATCACGCTTATCGTTGGCGGGAAAGCAGTGGCACAACGTTTTTGGAAGCATATTTTATCGCCTGCGGCCACGGCGCTTGCCACTGGAAGCAGCGTCGCTACCATTCCGGTAA
- a CDS encoding DUF871 domain-containing protein — translation MFSFSFYFSEPLEQIEKKFQQASASGCTELFTSLHIPEDDLDKYHKKLPLIGELAKRYGVGVVADVTPASLTKLGISTEQLSALRGWGISGLRLDDGFSMKEAAHYSHQIKVVLNASTLTDRECDELAACSANWDHIEAWHNFYPRPETGLSKETVIRKNQTLRRKGIQTIAAFIPGNKEKRGPLHQGLPTLEAHRHMDPLCAYAELVRDCNVDKVFIGDISVTDDALMRIKEFQDGVIPLRYLPLVKQRELLSMVETVHTNRRDAARDVIRSLESRLSFLWPKHLLAPTCTIERQKGSVTIDNIKYGRYAGELQITLTDLPADDKVNVIGRIIEDDLPLLAYVGGGQRFRLVQVI, via the coding sequence ATGTTTTCCTTTTCGTTCTATTTTTCAGAGCCGTTGGAGCAAATCGAAAAAAAGTTTCAACAGGCAAGCGCGTCCGGATGCACGGAATTATTTACGTCTCTTCACATTCCTGAAGACGATTTGGATAAGTACCATAAAAAGCTTCCTCTGATCGGGGAACTTGCGAAACGCTACGGAGTCGGGGTTGTCGCCGACGTCACCCCGGCTTCGCTCACGAAATTAGGAATAAGCACAGAGCAGCTTTCCGCGCTGCGCGGTTGGGGCATCAGTGGGCTAAGGCTTGATGATGGCTTTTCGATGAAGGAGGCGGCGCATTATTCTCATCAAATCAAAGTGGTACTCAATGCGAGCACACTAACAGATAGAGAATGTGACGAACTGGCCGCGTGCAGCGCCAACTGGGATCATATTGAAGCGTGGCATAATTTTTATCCGCGCCCGGAAACGGGATTATCGAAAGAAACGGTCATTCGAAAAAACCAAACTCTACGCCGGAAAGGAATTCAAACGATTGCCGCGTTCATCCCGGGAAATAAAGAAAAACGAGGTCCGCTCCATCAAGGGCTACCTACGTTAGAAGCACATCGGCATATGGATCCGCTTTGCGCGTACGCGGAATTAGTGCGAGATTGTAACGTAGATAAAGTATTCATTGGTGATATTTCCGTAACGGATGATGCCCTTATGCGAATAAAAGAATTTCAAGATGGTGTCATTCCGCTTCGTTACCTGCCGCTCGTAAAACAACGTGAATTGCTTTCCATGGTCGAAACGGTTCACACGAATCGGCGTGACGCGGCAAGGGATGTCATTCGATCACTTGAATCCCGCTTATCTTTCTTGTGGCCAAAGCATTTATTAGCGCCAACATGTACGATCGAAAGACAAAAAGGCAGTGTGACCATCGATAATATAAAATATGGACGATATGCCGGCGAACTGCAAATCACATTAACTGATCTTCCGGCAGATGATAAAGTCAATGTGATTGGCCGAATTATCGAAGACGATCTTCCTCTCCTTGCGTACGTCGGAGGAGGACAACGGTTTCGCCTTGTACAAGTCATATAA
- a CDS encoding multicopper oxidase family protein gives MYLEKFVDALPIPPVLKPKGKLDGIPYYEVTMKQVKQKLHRDLPPTTVWGYNGMYPGPTFEVRRNQPIFVKWKNKLPFEHLLPVDRTVHGAEPDQPSVRTVVHLHEGRVRPENDGHPEAWFTRNFENVGPKFVHEVYYYPNCQRPATLWYHDHAIGITRLNVYAGLAGFYILRDEEEEKLNLPSGKFEIPLVIQDRSFYPNGELFYPTQPGHEPPPAPQPPPPIDPTLPNPSVVPEFFGNTILVNGKVWPYLEVEPRKYRFRILNGSNSRFYRIRLSSGQVFFQIGTDGGLLEHPVAVSEIILAPAERVDVIVDFSNHKGQRIILTNDAPAPFPNGDPPSSNLKQIMEFRVKKKLSKPDRSEIPATLSCLERLDPDDAVIVRKNLLVESTDEFGRPKLLLNNMEWNELPITETPYNGTIEIWELYNMTPDTHPIHLHLVTFQILDRATFTGDPNGPDLKVGPRRPPEPYEMGWKDTVRANPGEVTRIIARFGPFTGIYPWHCHILEHEDYEMMRQFEVLDNQNFNPCEPIPGTCPDDSFANCFDCDKHHRHDD, from the coding sequence ATGTATTTAGAGAAATTTGTAGATGCCTTACCTATTCCGCCTGTCTTAAAACCAAAAGGGAAACTTGATGGCATCCCATACTATGAGGTAACGATGAAGCAAGTCAAACAAAAATTACATCGCGATTTACCACCGACTACCGTTTGGGGTTACAACGGCATGTATCCTGGCCCGACATTTGAAGTACGGCGGAATCAACCTATTTTTGTCAAGTGGAAAAACAAATTGCCCTTTGAACACTTGCTGCCAGTGGATCGAACCGTTCATGGGGCAGAACCAGACCAACCATCTGTTAGGACGGTTGTGCATTTGCATGAAGGTCGTGTTCGGCCGGAAAATGACGGACATCCAGAGGCATGGTTTACGCGAAATTTCGAAAATGTCGGGCCCAAATTCGTACATGAAGTCTACTATTATCCAAACTGTCAACGCCCAGCAACGCTATGGTATCATGACCACGCCATTGGAATCACTCGTTTGAACGTGTATGCAGGCCTTGCGGGCTTCTATATCCTCAGAGATGAAGAAGAAGAAAAATTGAACCTGCCTAGTGGAAAATTTGAAATTCCGCTCGTCATCCAAGATCGTTCGTTCTATCCTAATGGTGAACTCTTCTATCCAACCCAGCCAGGCCATGAGCCACCTCCAGCGCCACAGCCACCTCCACCAATAGATCCAACATTGCCAAATCCATCAGTCGTTCCAGAGTTTTTCGGCAACACAATCCTAGTCAATGGAAAAGTATGGCCCTATCTTGAAGTCGAACCGCGAAAATACCGGTTCCGTATCCTTAATGGGTCAAATTCCCGCTTTTACCGTATACGGTTGAGCTCTGGTCAAGTTTTTTTCCAAATAGGCACGGATGGCGGACTCTTAGAACATCCCGTGGCTGTTTCTGAAATTATACTTGCTCCGGCAGAACGTGTCGATGTCATTGTCGATTTTTCAAACCATAAAGGACAACGCATCATCTTAACCAATGACGCACCCGCCCCATTTCCTAACGGTGATCCACCTTCTTCAAACCTCAAGCAGATCATGGAATTTCGCGTCAAGAAAAAGCTCTCCAAACCTGACAGAAGTGAAATCCCAGCAACGTTAAGTTGCTTGGAGCGGCTTGATCCTGACGATGCTGTAATCGTCCGGAAAAACCTCTTAGTGGAAAGTACCGATGAATTCGGACGTCCGAAGCTTTTACTAAATAACATGGAGTGGAATGAGTTGCCGATTACGGAAACCCCGTATAATGGCACCATAGAGATTTGGGAACTGTACAATATGACGCCTGACACCCATCCGATTCACTTGCACCTTGTTACTTTCCAAATTTTAGACCGCGCCACGTTTACTGGCGATCCAAATGGCCCTGACCTCAAAGTCGGGCCACGACGACCACCAGAGCCATACGAGATGGGTTGGAAAGATACCGTTCGTGCCAATCCTGGTGAAGTTACCCGCATTATTGCACGTTTTGGGCCATTTACAGGAATCTACCCATGGCACTGCCACATCCTTGAACATGAAGACTATGAAATGATGAGACAATTCGAAGTTCTCGATAATCAAAACTTTAACCCATGTGAACCGATCCCTGGAACGTGTCCTGACGACTCATTCGCTAATTGTTTTGACTGCGATAAACACCATCGACACGACGATTGA
- a CDS encoding PTS transporter subunit EIIC produces MKREQQMAMAILERLGGKENITRIAHCMTRVRVSLRDSRKADIAALKQIEGVMGVIEDETLQIVVGPGVVNKVAAALCELTGLELGEIIEEDLAERTKAEIKARNQTPLKRLLRKIGSIFIPLIPGLVASGIINGIANFAKNAGVDPTETWLQLLLLIGGGIFASLGILVGYNTAKEFGGTPVLGAIAGILVFNPALADVKLFGEALTPGRGGLFAVLLAAWLMAVIEKYVRKFVPNAVDIIVTPLITVLIVCLFTLIAVQPIAGWLSLGITSGIKAVLDIGGAIAGAVLAGTFLPLVMVGLHHGLTPIHMEFINKIGTTPILPILAMAGAGQVGAAIAIFVKTKNKRLRNIIKGALPVGFLGIGEPLLYGVTLPLGRPFLTACLGAAVGGAFQAVMKTAALGIGVSGLSLIPLIAEGKYITYFIGLVISYTFGFIFTYLFGFKEEMAENI; encoded by the coding sequence CGCATTGAAACAGATCGAGGGAGTAATGGGCGTTATTGAGGATGAGACGCTGCAAATCGTCGTCGGTCCAGGAGTGGTCAACAAGGTGGCCGCGGCGCTATGCGAGTTGACGGGGTTGGAGCTTGGTGAAATCATTGAAGAAGATTTGGCGGAGCGGACAAAAGCCGAAATCAAAGCGCGCAACCAAACGCCGTTAAAGCGGCTGCTGCGGAAAATTGGCAGTATTTTCATTCCATTGATTCCAGGTCTTGTTGCGTCAGGAATCATTAACGGGATTGCCAACTTTGCGAAAAACGCCGGAGTCGATCCGACAGAAACGTGGCTGCAGCTGTTATTGCTGATTGGCGGGGGAATTTTCGCTTCACTCGGCATTTTAGTCGGCTACAATACGGCGAAAGAGTTTGGCGGCACCCCGGTGTTAGGCGCGATTGCCGGTATTTTAGTATTCAACCCGGCGCTTGCCGATGTCAAACTTTTTGGTGAAGCGCTTACTCCAGGACGAGGCGGGTTGTTTGCTGTCCTGTTGGCGGCATGGCTGATGGCGGTTATTGAAAAATATGTGCGCAAATTTGTTCCAAATGCAGTCGATATTATTGTCACTCCGCTGATTACTGTACTTATTGTTTGCTTATTTACGTTGATTGCGGTACAGCCGATTGCAGGCTGGTTGTCTTTAGGTATTACTAGCGGCATTAAAGCAGTGTTGGATATCGGTGGTGCGATTGCCGGCGCGGTGTTGGCAGGTACGTTTTTGCCGCTCGTAATGGTTGGATTGCATCACGGGCTGACGCCGATTCATATGGAATTTATTAATAAAATCGGCACGACCCCGATTTTGCCGATTTTGGCGATGGCGGGAGCAGGCCAAGTCGGCGCGGCGATTGCGATTTTTGTAAAAACGAAAAACAAGCGGCTTCGCAACATTATTAAAGGGGCGTTGCCGGTCGGATTTTTAGGAATTGGCGAGCCGTTGTTATACGGGGTCACCTTGCCGTTAGGCCGGCCATTTTTAACCGCCTGCCTCGGTGCGGCAGTTGGCGGGGCGTTTCAAGCGGTCATGAAAACAGCGGCGCTTGGCATCGGTGTGTCCGGTTTATCGCTTATTCCGCTCATTGCCGAAGGAAAATATATCACATATTTTATTGGATTGGTGATTTCCTATACGTTTGGCTTCATTTTTACGTATTTGTTCGGATTTAAAGAAGAAATGGCGGAAAACATTTAA
- a CDS encoding sensor histidine kinase: MHERLLMITILIMATAFFGEMKINPFDSPFRFSLGGAVFFFGLVSFTAFPPLVIGICAGCFVVIFRVLLDLLTGQAAVADSFFTHAPAACYYISFALIVSAVRFRRLMEMPIRAGVLGAGLDFFSNTCELFVRYLLGEPFTVTDQSMVVLVLFAILRSFCVIGVYNMLVTKHFQSLAEARKQELERLLMVNTGMYEETFYLQKSMQLIEEITRKSYELYSFLIEGKKVEPHAALYIAEHIHEVKKDMQRVFAGLSKLIGRQPLQERLPIDELCGMVIRANEKYAEMTGKTITFTHTCPVDLSTDHVYPLLSVLNNLVANAVEAIPSIGAIHLHAQLQERNLVIEITDTGTGIAKEDAAWIFQPGFTTKYDSYGNPSTGIGLTHARDIVQSFSGHIELVKSKPGQTVFRLTIPTDQLLKKGGK; the protein is encoded by the coding sequence ATGCATGAACGGCTTTTAATGATCACGATCCTAATCATGGCTACCGCCTTCTTTGGTGAAATGAAAATTAATCCATTCGACAGCCCGTTTCGATTCTCATTAGGAGGAGCGGTATTTTTTTTCGGGCTCGTTTCCTTTACAGCGTTTCCCCCGCTTGTGATCGGGATTTGCGCAGGCTGTTTCGTCGTTATTTTCCGCGTTCTTCTCGATCTTTTGACAGGACAGGCGGCTGTTGCCGATAGCTTTTTCACCCATGCCCCAGCGGCATGTTACTATATTAGCTTTGCACTAATCGTATCCGCAGTTCGCTTTCGCCGCTTGATGGAAATGCCAATCCGTGCCGGGGTGCTTGGTGCGGGGCTCGACTTTTTTTCCAATACTTGTGAATTGTTCGTCCGTTATTTGCTAGGCGAACCGTTTACCGTCACTGATCAATCGATGGTTGTATTAGTATTGTTTGCGATTTTACGCAGCTTTTGTGTCATTGGAGTGTACAATATGTTGGTGACAAAACATTTTCAGTCACTGGCGGAGGCACGAAAGCAGGAATTAGAACGATTGCTTATGGTTAACACAGGAATGTATGAGGAAACGTTTTATTTACAAAAATCGATGCAGTTGATCGAAGAAATTACCCGCAAAAGCTATGAACTATATTCCTTTTTAATAGAAGGAAAAAAAGTTGAGCCGCACGCTGCACTTTATATCGCCGAACATATTCATGAAGTGAAAAAAGATATGCAGCGCGTTTTCGCCGGCTTGTCCAAATTAATCGGGCGCCAGCCGCTGCAAGAGCGGCTGCCGATTGATGAACTGTGCGGCATGGTGATTCGTGCGAACGAAAAATATGCCGAGATGACAGGAAAAACGATTACATTTACGCACACATGCCCAGTAGATTTGTCCACCGATCACGTCTACCCGCTACTTTCTGTTCTTAACAATTTAGTGGCCAACGCAGTAGAGGCAATTCCGTCAATCGGTGCGATCCATCTGCATGCGCAATTGCAGGAACGTAACCTTGTCATTGAAATTACCGATACCGGAACGGGAATCGCCAAAGAAGATGCAGCTTGGATTTTTCAGCCCGGTTTTACGACCAAATATGATTCATATGGCAATCCATCGACAGGCATCGGTCTTACTCATGCACGGGACATCGTGCAAAGCTTCTCCGGACATATCGAACTCGTCAAAAGCAAACCAGGACAAACGGTGTTTCGCCTCACCATTCCGACCGATCAACTGTTAAAGAAAGGAGGAAAGTAA
- a CDS encoding amino acid ABC transporter permease codes for MDFAGAYAPAHLTFLLQGFLVTLEVAFISIIFSFIFGIIIGVIRYTKIPGISQIFAVMVETIRNLPLLLIIFFTYFALPEVGLKLDKFYAAIAALVVFESAMLSEIVRSGLNSIDKGQIEAARSSGLTYVQTLWYIILPQALRRMVPPIVSQFISLLKDTSLAIVISLPELMNHAQIINGRNVNYVIPIFILVALMYFTVNYSLSLVSRKLEYRQR; via the coding sequence ATGGATTTTGCCGGTGCATATGCCCCAGCGCATCTCACCTTTTTATTGCAAGGGTTTTTAGTGACGTTAGAAGTTGCATTTATATCCATTATTTTTAGTTTTATCTTCGGAATTATCATTGGTGTGATACGCTATACAAAAATCCCTGGTATTTCGCAAATTTTTGCTGTTATGGTGGAAACGATTCGCAATCTCCCATTGCTCTTGATCATTTTCTTTACGTATTTCGCCCTTCCAGAAGTAGGGCTGAAGCTGGATAAATTTTATGCCGCCATTGCCGCTCTAGTTGTCTTTGAATCAGCGATGCTGTCGGAAATTGTGCGCAGCGGGCTCAACTCGATTGACAAGGGGCAAATCGAAGCAGCGCGTTCTTCCGGGCTCACGTATGTGCAAACGTTATGGTATATCATTTTGCCGCAAGCCTTGCGGCGGATGGTGCCGCCGATTGTCAGTCAGTTTATTTCATTACTGAAGGATACATCGTTAGCGATCGTGATCTCCCTTCCAGAATTGATGAACCATGCGCAAATTATTAACGGGAGAAATGTCAACTATGTCATTCCGATTTTCATTTTAGTGGCGCTCATGTATTTTACTGTCAATTATTCTTTGTCCCTTGTTTCTCGAAAACTAGAATACAGACAGCGCTAA
- a CDS encoding amino acid ABC transporter permease, with protein MLRYSILFDHWDMYMQGFANTLKASVLALIGSLAIGIIIAIFRIAPIRPLNWLGAAYVEFIRNIPLVLIVFVFFVGLPAVGIRFDPFTAGTLGLMVYTAAFIAEVIRSGILAVPKGQMEAARSSGLTYLQTMRYIILPQAIKIVIPPLGNQFINLVKNSSVLGVIAGLDLMYFGDLISSDTFVTFDVYIFVALFYLVLTIPLSLGVGYLERRLAKTR; from the coding sequence ATGTTACGATATTCGATTTTGTTTGACCATTGGGATATGTATATGCAAGGGTTTGCCAACACATTAAAAGCCAGTGTTCTTGCCCTCATCGGAAGCTTAGCCATCGGCATCATTATCGCCATTTTTCGGATTGCGCCGATCCGTCCGTTAAACTGGCTTGGAGCGGCCTATGTCGAATTCATTCGCAACATTCCGCTTGTTTTAATCGTCTTTGTCTTTTTTGTCGGTCTGCCCGCCGTTGGCATCCGCTTTGATCCGTTTACCGCGGGCACGCTCGGTTTGATGGTGTACACCGCCGCATTTATCGCTGAAGTCATCCGTTCAGGAATATTAGCCGTTCCGAAAGGACAAATGGAAGCCGCGCGCTCTTCGGGGCTGACGTACTTGCAGACGATGCGCTACATCATCCTGCCGCAGGCGATTAAAATTGTCATTCCGCCGCTTGGAAACCAATTTATCAATCTAGTGAAAAACTCATCTGTGTTAGGAGTGATCGCCGGGCTCGACCTTATGTATTTCGGCGATTTAATTTCGTCGGACACGTTCGTCACCTTTGATGTCTATATTTTCGTCGCTCTATTTTACCTTGTATTAACTATACCGTTAAGTTTAGGCGTCGGCTATTTGGAACGCCGCTTGGCTAAAACCCGGTAA